A single window of Sphingobacteriales bacterium DNA harbors:
- a CDS encoding YihY/virulence factor BrkB family protein, with translation MKQKFLHTINSKPWIKTFTLPGFEGVPVYDVVKKFLEEIKADNITTRASSISFFFILALFPTIIFLFSIFPYVPIPNFQQNLMLYLKNVIPTNVFGILEQTINDIVGADKSGSLVSINFLWHYLFLAMV, from the coding sequence TTGAAACAGAAATTTTTACATACTATAAATAGCAAACCTTGGATAAAAACATTTACACTTCCAGGATTTGAAGGCGTTCCAGTATATGATGTTGTAAAAAAATTCTTAGAAGAAATAAAAGCAGATAATATAACTACGCGTGCATCAAGCATATCATTTTTTTTTATACTAGCTTTGTTTCCAACTATCATTTTTTTATTCTCCATTTTTCCTTATGTACCTATTCCAAATTTTCAACAAAATTTGATGTTGTACCTAAAGAATGTAATTCCAACAAATGTATTTGGCATTTTGGAACAAACCATTAATGATATTGTTGGTGCTGATAAAAGTGGAAGTTTAGTTTCTATCAACTTTTTATGGCATTATTTATTTCTAGCAATGGTGTAA
- a CDS encoding YihY/virulence factor BrkB family protein, whose product MALFISSNGVNSILKAFDKTNHTFKKRNFFQKKIVAFKILFLISFQLILTVTLIIKGREFISILLNWLNTESSWIKFIIRILINGIIFFSTFNLYALIYYFGPSSTYKYRYFSVGATFATIVSILFSYIFSIYTNYLNNFNMLYGSLGIIIVIMLWININSLVLLFGFELNHSILLNKIERKQKTKDTNNLA is encoded by the coding sequence ATGGCATTATTTATTTCTAGCAATGGTGTAAATTCTATTCTAAAAGCGTTTGACAAAACAAATCACACATTTAAAAAACGCAATTTTTTTCAAAAAAAGATTGTTGCATTTAAGATATTATTTCTAATCAGTTTTCAATTGATACTCACAGTTACTTTAATTATTAAAGGTAGAGAATTTATAAGTATTTTATTAAATTGGCTCAACACTGAATCAAGCTGGATAAAATTTATTATAAGAATTCTAATTAATGGAATTATTTTCTTTAGTACATTTAATCTTTATGCACTCATCTATTATTTTGGTCCATCATCTACTTATAAATATAGATACTTTTCAGTAGGCGCAACATTTGCAACTATTGTTTCAATTTTATTTTCATACATTTTTAGTATATATACTAATTACTTGAATAATTTCAATATGCTTTATGGTTCATTAGGTATTATTATTGTAATTATGCTTTGGATAAACATAAACTCATTAGTACTTCTATTTGGTTTTGAACTCAACCACAGCATCTTACTCAATAAAATAGAAAGGAAACAAAAAACAAAAGACACTAACAACTTAGCATAA